A single window of Hylaeus volcanicus isolate JK05 chromosome 8, UHH_iyHylVolc1.0_haploid, whole genome shotgun sequence DNA harbors:
- the LOC128880748 gene encoding mitogen-activated protein kinase 1, with product MAGEGSASVNPNCEVVRGQTFEVGPRYTNLSYMGEGAYGMVVSAYDNVTKTKVAIKKISPFEHQTYSQRTLREIKILTRFKHENIIDIRDILRAPTIEQMKDVYIVQCLMETDLYKLLKTQAISNDHICYFLYQILRGLKYIHSANVLHRDLKPSNLLLNTTCDLKICDFGLARVADPEHNHAGFLTEYVATRWYRAPEIMLNSKGYTKSIDIWSVGCILAEMLSRRAIFPGKHYLDQLNHILGVLGSPSPEDLECIINEKARNYLQSLPYKPKVPWTSLFPNADPRALDLLDKMLTFNPNKRIVVEDALAHPYLEQYYDPADEPVAEEPFKFDMELDDLPKEVLKQYIFEETLLFQKNNQENAM from the exons ATGGCGGGCGAAGGTTCTGCAAGTGTGAATCCAAATTGCGAGGTCGTTCGCGGACAAACATTCGAGGTCGGCCCGCGTTATACGAATTTGTCGTATATGGGTGAGGGTGCCTACGGGATGGTCGT atCTGCTTAtgataatgtaacaaaaacaaaggtagctattaaaaaaatttcacccTTTGAACATCAGACTTACAGTCAAAGAACTTtaagggaaataaaaatactgacCAGGTTTAAGCATGAAAAT ATAATAGATATAAGAGATATATTAAGGGCACCTACTATAGAACAAATGAAAGATGTATATATTGTTCAATGTCTGATGGAAACCGATCTCTATAAACTCCTTAAAACGCAG GCTATTAGTAACGATCATATATGCTATTTTCTTTACCAAATACTACGAGGATTAAAGTATATTCATTCGGCGAACGTATTGCACAGAGACTTGAAACCAAGCAACTTGCTCTTGAATACCACATGTGACCTTAAAATCTGTGATTTTGGTTTAGCCAGAGTTGCCGATCCAGAGCATAATCATGCTGGCTTCCTCACCGAATACGTAGCGACGAGATGGTACAGAGCGCCGGAAATAATGCTTAATtcgaaa GGCTATACTAAGTCTATAGACATCTGGTCAGTAGGTTGCATTCTTGCAGAAATGCTTTCAAGACGAGCAATATTTCCTGGCAAACATTACTTAGACCAACTGAACCATATATTGGGTGTCCTTGGATCACCTTCTCCCGAGGATCTCGAGTGTATTATAAacgaaaaa gCACGAAATTATCTTCAATCATTACCATACAAACCAAAGGTTCCATGGACGAGTCTCTTTCCAAACGCTGATCCACGAGCTTTGGATCTCTTAGATAAAATGTTGACGTTTAATCCAAACAAGCGAATCGTCGTAGAAGATGCACTTGCGCATCCTTATTTAGAACAATATTACGATCCCGCTGATGAA CCTGTCGCGGAAGAGCCATTTAAGTTTGACATGGAGTTGGACGATCTTCCGAAAGaagttttaaaacaatatatcTTTGAAGAGACTTTGCTATTCCAGAAGAACAATCAGGAAAACGCTATGTAG
- the LOC128880747 gene encoding nuclear cap-binding protein subunit 3-like, whose translation MEDLVEVMDVEMVPAGDDSKTVDSDQASVKTFNSSNMQISEKELGSRYENRGGMFMTGVDIFSKEEKLKMEERAKRFGLTDKLKSSLSNQEQDLYSSMGIIEDNENTKNIRLNVIHMRGTEEMSTKDVFKYFEDYAPASLEWINDVSCNVVWLENLSAARAMLGLSKKIIGLDKAAQRSIKTHDNSPDEENNVATEECIEETDDDNESTNVTKDTPQDDYISIKDINCPLPPGLWRKGIDYPKSKAIFLRFATRADKKQPNAEKMSEYYKKYGNPNFGGIKGILTESRKRMYKQIKQTKRRVKEEPEDDTKDKKRVKNPWGALSENWGLDDFVEDDFDTKNDHKDQGRSVKERLGAKHSPKEPTTVEEQESNPSSSDSEDEWRKRSKVLRMRMHADDEEEKIHKRRAKLRQQTMLCSLSGANDLRSRLGRSRTGTQFRDAIQVVVTNTNVTKPNSVKHNDSEEEDGEIVEDDESQEKEEGEWQGSDEEEEEEEKEEEEDYSDEDSDRPAKEVQGPKGSVIKVVQHKPRVASTVWARLNHVKSEVIDNSVKDRHSKVRDLRSTLKSGDLRSRIGAHARGRSPLRIEVKNDKYTEEDSDTE comes from the exons atggaagatcTAGTCGAGGTTATGGATGTGGAAATGGTTCCTGCGGGGGATGACAGTAAAACTGTTGATTCTGACCAAGCTAGTGTGAAAACGTTTAATTCAAGCAATATGCAAATATCAGAg AAGGAATTGGGCAGCCGTTATGAGAATCGTGGTGGTATGTTTATGACAGGTGTAGATATATTTAGCAAAGAGGAGAAACTGAAAATGGAAGAGAGAGCTAAGCGTTTTGGATTAACggacaaattaaaaagtagtTTGTCCAATCAAGAGCAAGACTTGTACTCTAG TATGGGCATTATAGAGGATAATGAAAACACCAAAAATATCAGATTGAATGTGATACATATGAGAGGAACTGAAGAAATGAGCACCAaagatgttttcaaatattttgaagacTATGCTCCAGCTTCCCTCGAATGGATTAATGATGTGTCTT GTAACGTGGTATGGTTAGAGAACTTGTCTGCAGCCAGAGCTATGTTGGGAttatcaaaaaaaattattggttTGGACAAAGCCGCTCAAAGAAGTATAAAGACGCACGACAACAGTCCAGACGAAGAGAATAACGTAGCTACCGAAGAATGTATTGAAGAAACGGACGATGATAATGAAAGTACAAACGTAACAAAAGATACACCGCAAGACGATTATATAAGTATCAAGGATATCAATTGTCCCTTACCTCCTGGTTTATGGAGAAAGGGTATCGATTACCCTAAATCTAAAGCAATATTTCTTAGATTCGCTACTAGAGCTGATAAGAAGCAACCAAACGCGGAAAAAATGAgtgaatattacaaaaaatatggaaacCCCAATTTTGGAG gtaTTAAAGGAATCTTGACAGAGTCTCGCAAGCGAATGTACAAGCAAATCAAGCAAACTAAAAGAAGAGTCAAAGAAGAGCCGGAAGACGATACTAAAGATAAGAAACGTGTAAAAAATCCGTGGGGGGCATTGTCGGAAAACTGGGGTCTCGATGATTTCGTAGAGGACGATTTCGATACGAAGAACGATCATAAAGATCAGGGGCGTAGCGTAAAGGAAAGACTAGGTGCAAAGCATTCTCCAAAAGAACCAACAACCGTGGAAGAACAAGAAAGCAATCCAAGTAGCAGTGACAGCGAAGACGAATGGCGTAAAAGGAGTAAAGTATTGCGAATGCGAATGCATGCAGACGACGAGGAAGAAAAGATACACAAACGACGCGCGAAACTTCGACAACAA ACAATGTTATGCAGCTTAAGTGGAGCCAATGATTTACGATCGAGACTCGGTAGATCGAGAACAGGAACACAATTCCGTGATGCAATCCAAGTAGTTGTAACAAATACAAACGTAACGAAACCGAATTCAGTGAAACACAACGATTCAGAG GAGGAAGATGGTGAAATCGTAGAGGATGATGAGAGccaagaaaaggaagaaggtGAGTGGCAAGGATCCgacgaggaggaagaagaagaagagaaggaagaggaagaagattACAGTGACGAGGATAGCGATAGACCAGCAAAAGAAGTCCAAGGACCTAAAGGCAGCGTGATAAAAGTAGTTCAGCACAAACCTCGCGTTGCTTCTACAGTGTGGGCAAGATTGAACCATGTAAAAAGTGAAGTTATCGACAACTCTGTCAAGGATAG GCATTCGAAAGTACGAGATTTAAGGAGTACTTTGAAAAGCGGTGATCTTCGCTCTCGTATTGGTGCTCACGCGAGAGGACGCTCCCCATTGAGGATAGAAGtgaaaaatgacaaatacACGGAAGAAGATAGTGATACGGAATAG
- the LOC128881000 gene encoding solute carrier family 23 member 1, with the protein MAVNEMQMTEVNIQGSNFNQQDGKTASKGNRKTNLTYGIDDVPPWYLCLFMALQHYLTMIGAIVSIPFILTPALCMAEDDPSRSYIISTMIFVTGLVTFFQTIIGCRLPLVQGGTISFLVPTLALLNLPQWKCPAPEILNEMSADDRTELWQVRMRELSGAIAVSALFQVVIGFGGIIGYLLKFITPLTIVPTVSLVGLSLFENAADAASQHWGIAAGTILMLTLYSQILVNVPCPILMYRKGEGIRVVWFELFKLFPVLLTIVVMWIICTILTVTDALPVGHPARADSKIKIISQSPWFRVPYPGQWGTPTVTLSGVLGMLAGVLACTVESISYYPTTSRMCGAPPPPVHAINRGIGMEGLGTMLAGLWGSGNGTNTFGENVGTIGVTKVGSRRVIQWACGLMILQGLISKFGAVFIIIPEPIVGGIFCVMFGMICAFGLSALQYVNLNSARNLYILGFSIFFPLVLSKWMIKHSDVIQTGNEIADGVLTVLLSTTILVGGVVGCLLDNIIPGTPEERGLIAWSKEMELNTTTDDKDDQGEYVPNTFDFPFGMSVLRRWKWTYYVPFLPTYKPGIYSCGQKK; encoded by the exons ATGGCTGTAAACGAGATGCAGATGACAGAAGTG AACATACAGGGTTCAAACTTCAACCAGCAGGATGGTAAGACCGCCAGCAAAGGCAACAGAAAAACGAATCTTACCTACGGGATCGACGACGTTCCACCCTGGTATCTGTGCTTGTTTATGGCTCTACAG CACTATTTGACGATGATAGGAGCGATCGTCTCCATTCCCTTTATCCTGACGCCAGCCTTGTGCATGGCCGAGGACGATCCTTCCAGAAGTTACATAATCTCCACCATGATCTTTGTCACGGGATTGGTCACATTTTTCCAGACAATCATAGGCTGCAG ATTGCCCCTGGTACAAGGAGGAACCATATCGTTTCTGGTCCCAACTCTTGCCCTGTTGAATCTCCCACAATGGAAATGTCCAGCGccagaaattttaaacgaaatgtCCGCAGATGATCGCACCGAATTATGGCAGGTCCGTATGAGGGAGCTCTCTGGAGCGATCGCCGTGTCCGCTTTGTTCCAAGTGGTCATCGGGTTCGGAG GAATTATTGGCTACCTATTGAAATTCATCACTCCACTCACAATCGTCCCCACCGTCTCGCTGGTTGGATTATCCCTCTTCGAGAACGCGGCTGACGCAGCGTCGCAACACTGGGGCATCGCAGCTGG AACGATACTGATGTTAACCCTATACTCCCAGATATTGGTGAACGTGCCGTGCCCCATTCTGATGTACCGTAAAGGCGAGGGGATACGAGTCGTGTGGTTCGAGCTGTTCAAACTATTCCCG GTGTTACTAACAATAGTAGTCATGTGGATAATTTGCACTATCTTGACCGTGACCGACGCTTTGCCTGTCGGTCACCCAGCGAGGGCGgacagtaaaataaaaattatcagCCAATCTCCATGGTTCCGTGTGCCGTACCCAGGCCAATGGGGCACACCTACTGTAACTCTGTCGGGTGTGTTGGGAATGCTAGCTGGTGTACTGGCCTGCACGGTGGAATCCATCAGCTATTATCCAACCACTTCCAGAATGTGTG GCGCACCACCGCCACCTGTTCACGCCATCAACCGAGGTATCGGTATGGAGGGTCTGGGCACCATGTTGGCTGGTCTCTGGGGCAGTGGAAACGGCACGAATACATTTGGAGAAAACGTTGGAACTATAG GAGTGACCAAGGTGGGTAGTCGCAGAGTGATCCAATGGGCGTGCGGATTGATGATCCTGCAAGGATTGATTAGCAAATTCGGCGCCGTTTTCATTATCATCCCCGAGCCCATAGTCGGCGGGATATTCTGCGTGATGTTTGGAATGATTTGCGCTTTCG GTCTCTCCGCGTTGCAATACGTGAACCTGAATTCTGCGAGGAATCTCTACATCCTAGGCTTTTCCATCTTCTTCCCCTTG gTTTTGTCAAAGTGGATGATCAAACACTCCGACGTGATCCAGACTGGAAATGAAATAGCCGACGGAGTCCTCACCGTCTTGCTCAGCACGACTATCTTAGTTGGGGGTGTAGTGGGATGTTTGCTGGACAACATCATACCTG GTACGCCCGAGGAACGTGGACTCATAGCTTGGTCGAAGGAGATGGAATTAAATACCACAACAGATGATAAAGATGATCAAGGAGAATACGTGCCCAATACATTCGATTTTCCGTTCGGAATGAGCGTTTTGAGAAg ATGGAAATGGACGTACTACGTACCATTTCTACCTACATACAAGCCAGGGATCTATTCCTGCGGTCAGAAGAAATAG
- the LOC128881566 gene encoding sphingomyelin phosphodiesterase 4, which produces MATSTDIATIRMQRYLNMPLVQRCKEIATLIEESSTTELHHVFPILIDSLFGTTDNIGWGLHSITFKKNPQEYEMLCNFLNPQGPVFSLCYKLLPDCYLKYNFPVSYLPVKIRSMLEEGVIPPFYLDKIRDDQGTRAVSVLNMNPFEYYIFHFAYHLTNPWLQVQQQENVWVNWETVYVQLAHCYLYHFLPRDNSPVLPIIGPYIRKTPQRKLVQSPESKRLQTPRLLKTSILSPGSPNVTFTVPQQQCLPQVWRSETVVQVFLDFWLECSEENQLNPRLGTTYVSSVPRRHSIHSGEHIRLVRAFIKTLHEFANSAIGDKSAMDELKRIILPSVQGKIYTFLRKAIYHWPLDSSFRLILEAWLSFIQPWRYFPGISYTKEGKPEEEERGKIYDAYRWMPFVANNLLAYTAIFEQLLPRFMRTDLVAPKNALMLFRVTKVFSQPYLAKMICEVESHMDDVGLSRSRASSNQWASIVRQQILELEGPTYQYVPMFSMSTASQVVCLLSTIKQAHLTATSLIDALEKKRKNRRFLLAIWEFFNNEDSSDDISIEERRRVPIYLANAQQQLIEIFEINVENIPQVAIEADQEYHESILSTSFCHQSQTDSSLDTSKPGVFVSVQKDRQTCQYIEYMGDPELQPVRSNECAFLVRYFYKLCVYVNMKYRHKITAMYHQRGFFGSVCRQILQPPTKVVKLPKRTQDGFSSGYEERIPPRLSLRPLANYSFLLTMCLGIFIAWLTNYGAFAFLGFVFCMWFVYIIVRATLEPWTRWSVDRFRPNTSFSVTQ; this is translated from the exons ATGGCTACATCTACAGACATCGCTACG ATCCGAATGCAGAGGTATCTGAACATGCCATTGGTACAGCGGTGCAAGGAAATAGCAACATTGATAGAGGAATCCAGTACAACAGAATTACACCATGTATTTCCAATACTGATCGATTCATTATTTGGAACAACTGATAATATTGGTTGGGGCTTACACAGCATCACATTTAAGAAAAATCCACAAGAATATGAAATGCTTTGTAACTTCCTTAACCCACAGGGACCAGTTTTCTCTTTATGTTATAAACTACTACCAGACTGTTACTTGAAGTACAATTTTCCAGTATCATATTTGCCG gtaaaaatacgttcaatgCTGGAGGAAGGTGTAATACCACCATTCTACCTTGATAAAATTAGAGATGATCAGGGTACACGTGCTGTATCTGTGTTAAATATGA ATCCCTTCGAATATTACATCTTTCATTTTGCTTATCATTTAACAAACCCATGGCTACAAGTGCAGCAACAAGAAAATGTTTGGGTTAACTGGGAAACTGTTTATGTTCAATTAGCGCATTGTTACTTGTACCACTTTTTACCTAGAGATAATTCTCCAGTTTTGCCTATCATTGGTCCATATATTCGGAAGACACCTCAAAGAAAATTAGTGCAATCCCCGGAATCTAAAAG ATTGCAAACTCCGCGGCTGCTGAAAACATCAATATTATCGCCAGGATCTCCGAATGTCACGTTCACTGTACCGCAGCAGCAGTGTCTACCGCAAGTATGGAGAAGCGAGACTGTAGTTCAAGTTTTTCTCGACTTCTGGTTAGAATGCTCAGAAGAGAATCAGTTGAACCCACGATTAGGGACTACGTATGTTTCGTCCGTTCCGCGTCGA caTAGTATTCATTCTGGAGAACACATACGCCTTGTACGAGCATTCATAAAAACCTTGCACGAGTTTGCAAACAGCGCGATAGGCGATAAAAGTGCAATGGACGAATTGAAAcg AATAATTTTGCCTTCTGTCCAAGGCAAGATCTACACATTCCTACGAAAAGCCATATATCATTGGCCTTTAGATAGTTCATTTAGATTAATTCTTGAAGCATGGTTGAGCTTTATTCAGCCATGGAGATATTTCCCTGGTATATCATATACAAAGGAAGG TAAAccggaagaagaagaacgggGAAAAATATACGATGCGTACAGGTGGATGCCCTTTGTTGCAAACAATCTATTAGCGTACACAGCTATATTTGAACAACTACTCCCGCGTTTCATGAGAACAGACCTCGTAGCTCCTAAAAATGCATTAATGTTGTTCAGGGTTACCAAA GTGTTTTCGCAACCTTATTTAGCAAAAATGATATGCGAGGTTGAGAGTCACATGGACGATGTTGGATTGAGTAGAAGTCGAGCATCTTCGAATCAATGGGCTTCGATTGTACGACAACAAATTTTAGAACTCGAAGGACCGACGTACCAATACGTTCCAATGTTTTCAATGTCTACCGCTTCGCAA GTCGTATGTCTGTTGAGCACAATAAAGCAGGCACATTTAACCGCGACTAGTCTGATCGATGcattagaaaagaaacgaaaaaatagaCGGTTTTTGTTAGCAATATGGGAGTTTTTCAATAACGAAGATTCTTCGGACGACATCAGTATAGAAGAACGACGTCGAGTTCCCATCTACTTGGCAAATGCACAGCaacaattaattgaaattttcgag atAAACGTAGAAAACATCCCTCAAGTAGCAATCGAAGCCGATCAAGAGTATCACGAGAGCATTTTATCGACATCCTTTTGTCATCAATCACAA ACGGATTCGAGCTTAGATACGAGTAAGCCAGGTGTTTTTGTATCCGTGCAAAAAGACAGGCAAACGTGTCAATACATCGAGTACATGGGAGATCCAGAATTACAGCCAGTGAGAAGCAACGAGTGTGCTTTCCTTGttagatatttttacaaactttGCGTTTACGTAAATATGAAG TACCGACACAAGATAACCGCGATGTACCATCAGCGTGGTTTCTTTGGCAGTGTTTGCCGACAGATCTTACAACCACCCACCAAAGTTGTGAAGCTACCAAAAAGAACACAGGATGGGTTCTCCAGTGGTTACGAGGAACGTATTCCCCCTCGACTGAGTTTACGACCGCTGGCTAATTATAGTTTTCTCCTAACCATGTGTTTAGGAATATTTATCGCTTGGCTGACAAA TTACGGTGCCTTTGCATTTCTCGGATTCGTTTTTTGCATGTggtttgtatatataatagtaCGCGCGACATTGGAGCCTTGGACTAGATGGAGCGTGGACAGATTTAGGCCCAATACATCGTTCTCCGTAACTCAATAA